A single window of Streptomyces sudanensis DNA harbors:
- the glmS gene encoding glutamine--fructose-6-phosphate transaminase (isomerizing), giving the protein MCGIVGYIGKRDVAPLLLEGLQRLEYRGYDSAGVVITGPKSSGLKMVKAKGRVRDLEARIPKRFAGTTGIAHTRWATHGAPSDHNAHPHMDPENKVAVVHNGIVDNASELRAKLEADGVVFASETDTEVLTHLIARSQATTLEEKVREALKVVEGTYGIAVLHADFNDRIVVARNGSPVVLGIGEKEMFVASDVAALVAHTRQVVTLDDGEMATLKADDFRTYTTTGTRTTATPETVEWEAASYDMGGHDTYMHKEISEQPDAVDRVLRGRIDDRFSTVHLGGLNLDAREARTIRRIKILGCGTSYHAGMIGASLIEGMARIPADAEPASEFRYRNPVVDPDTLYIAVSQSGETYDVLAAVQELKRKGARVLGVVNVVGSAIAREADGGVYVHAGPEVCVVSTKCFTNTVVAFALLALHLGRIRDLSVTDGRRIIEGLRRLPEQISEILKLEDEIKELAAEYAGAQSMMFIGRVRGYPVALEASLKLKEISYIHAEAYPASELKHGPLALIEPALPTVAIVPDDALLEKNRAALEEIKARSGRILAVAHQEQEKADHTIVVPKNEDELDPILMGIPLQLFAYHTALAMGRDIDKPRNLAKSVTVE; this is encoded by the coding sequence ATGTGCGGAATCGTCGGTTACATCGGCAAGCGTGACGTCGCCCCGCTGCTGCTGGAGGGCCTGCAGCGGCTTGAGTACCGCGGGTACGACTCCGCGGGCGTCGTGATCACCGGCCCGAAGTCCTCGGGCCTGAAGATGGTCAAGGCCAAGGGCCGCGTCCGGGACCTGGAGGCGCGCATCCCCAAGCGCTTCGCCGGGACCACCGGCATCGCCCACACCCGCTGGGCCACCCACGGCGCGCCGAGCGACCACAACGCACACCCGCACATGGACCCCGAGAACAAGGTCGCGGTCGTCCACAACGGCATCGTCGACAACGCCTCCGAGCTGCGCGCCAAGCTGGAGGCGGACGGCGTGGTCTTCGCGTCGGAGACCGACACCGAGGTCCTCACCCACCTGATCGCCCGCTCGCAGGCCACCACGCTGGAGGAGAAGGTCCGCGAGGCGCTGAAGGTCGTCGAGGGCACCTACGGCATCGCCGTGCTGCACGCCGACTTCAACGACCGCATCGTGGTCGCCCGCAACGGCTCCCCGGTCGTCCTCGGCATCGGCGAGAAGGAGATGTTCGTCGCCTCCGACGTCGCCGCCCTGGTCGCCCACACCCGCCAGGTCGTCACCCTCGACGACGGCGAGATGGCCACGCTGAAGGCCGACGACTTCCGCACGTACACCACGACCGGCACGCGGACCACCGCCACCCCGGAGACCGTGGAGTGGGAGGCCGCCTCGTACGACATGGGCGGCCACGACACGTACATGCACAAGGAGATCTCCGAGCAGCCCGACGCGGTGGACCGCGTGCTGCGCGGCCGGATCGACGACCGGTTCTCCACCGTGCACCTGGGCGGGCTGAACCTGGACGCCCGCGAGGCCCGCACGATCCGCCGCATCAAGATCCTCGGCTGCGGCACCTCGTACCACGCCGGCATGATCGGCGCGAGCCTCATCGAGGGCATGGCGCGCATCCCCGCCGACGCCGAGCCCGCCTCGGAGTTCCGCTACCGCAACCCGGTCGTCGACCCCGACACGCTGTACATCGCCGTCTCGCAGTCCGGCGAGACCTACGACGTGCTCGCCGCCGTCCAGGAGCTGAAGCGCAAGGGCGCCCGCGTCCTCGGCGTCGTCAACGTCGTCGGCTCGGCCATCGCCCGCGAGGCCGACGGCGGCGTGTACGTCCACGCCGGGCCGGAGGTCTGCGTGGTCTCCACCAAGTGCTTCACCAACACCGTGGTCGCCTTCGCGCTGCTCGCCCTGCACCTCGGCCGCATCCGCGACCTGTCCGTCACGGACGGCAGGCGGATCATCGAGGGCCTGCGCAGGCTGCCGGAGCAGATCAGCGAGATCCTCAAGCTGGAGGACGAGATCAAGGAGCTGGCCGCCGAGTACGCGGGCGCCCAGTCGATGATGTTCATCGGCCGGGTGCGCGGCTACCCGGTGGCCCTGGAGGCCTCCCTGAAGCTCAAGGAGATCTCGTACATCCACGCCGAGGCGTACCCGGCGTCCGAGCTGAAGCACGGCCCGCTCGCGCTGATCGAGCCGGCGCTGCCGACCGTCGCGATCGTCCCGGACGACGCCCTGCTGGAGAAGAACCGCGCCGCGCTGGAGGAGATCAAGGCCCGCAGCGGCCGCATCCTCGCCGTGGCCCACCAGGAGCAGGAGAAGGCCGACCACACGATCGTCGTGCCGAAGAACGAGGACGAGCTGGACCCGATCCTCATGGGCATCCCGCTCCAGCTGTTCGCGTACCACACGGCCCTGGCGATGGGCCGCGACATCGACAAGCCGCGCAACCTCGCCAAGTCCGTCACGGTCGAGTAG
- a CDS encoding universal stress protein has translation MAGHELPEPADRRRVADSAADPLAADVPRACDPAFRHGVVVGFDGSTSSERALAYAVGMARRSGSGLIIVHVANRLPTTVWAGCEPPVFVDVPDHRTELLGLELACADHLAEVPWILVERGGDICHELEEVGREYSADAIVVGSTQGLAGRVFGSVAGRLARRAQRPVVVIP, from the coding sequence ATGGCCGGTCACGAACTCCCCGAACCAGCCGATCGCAGGCGGGTCGCCGATTCCGCGGCGGACCCCCTGGCGGCCGACGTGCCCCGCGCGTGCGATCCGGCGTTCCGGCACGGCGTCGTCGTCGGCTTCGACGGTTCGACCTCCAGCGAGCGGGCGCTCGCGTACGCGGTCGGCATGGCGCGCCGGTCCGGGTCCGGCCTGATCATCGTGCACGTCGCCAACCGGCTCCCCACGACCGTGTGGGCCGGCTGCGAGCCGCCGGTCTTCGTCGACGTGCCCGACCACCGCACCGAACTCCTGGGGCTGGAGCTGGCCTGCGCCGACCACCTGGCCGAGGTGCCCTGGATCCTGGTCGAGCGCGGCGGCGACATCTGTCACGAGCTGGAGGAGGTCGGCCGCGAGTACTCCGCCGACGCCATCGTGGTCGGCTCCACCCAGGGCCTCGCGGGGCGCGTCTTCGGCTCCGTCGCCGGCCGGCTCGCGCGCCGGGCGCAGCGCCCGGTCGTCGTCATCCCGTAG
- a CDS encoding alpha/beta hydrolase family protein: MKSPRTLRTAAAAALVIALATAAPAVAQTPSATAVPADVRVPAAAPVIGSASSTTVAPPAAQAPSTATTADRAAGQSVRGMVLPRPTGAFPVGRDTLHLVDRSRADLWVPERPRELMVDLYYPARSAAGTAAPYTHPREVGPLLEAFGVTDPATAAKLAATRTHSVPGARPERGRHPLVVLSPGFGAPRYTLTTLAEDLGSRGYVVALVDHAHESFGTAFPGGRVLTCAACEKAETMEDMRKATVQRGQDISFLLDRLTGPRPAWRHAGLVDRKRIGVSGHSIGGAAAASVMAQDPRVRAGVNMDGTFGDPVPAGGLGGRPFLMLGTHTDAHLPGGEDPTWNEAWRNLDGWKRWISVAGTDHLTFSDAPLLFDQLGIPNPSPTPPTIRPERAVELVRTYTAAFFDLHLRGLPQPRLDGPTAADPEVHFNAPAD; this comes from the coding sequence ATGAAGTCGCCACGCACCCTGCGCACCGCCGCCGCAGCGGCCCTCGTCATCGCCCTCGCCACCGCCGCCCCCGCGGTCGCACAGACCCCGTCCGCCACCGCCGTCCCCGCCGACGTACGGGTCCCCGCCGCCGCGCCGGTGATCGGATCCGCCTCGTCCACCACCGTCGCACCGCCGGCCGCGCAGGCCCCCTCCACCGCCACCACCGCCGACCGGGCCGCCGGGCAGTCCGTCCGGGGGATGGTGCTGCCCCGGCCCACCGGGGCCTTCCCGGTCGGCCGGGACACCCTCCACCTCGTGGACCGGTCGCGCGCCGACCTGTGGGTGCCCGAGCGGCCCCGCGAGCTGATGGTCGACCTGTACTACCCCGCCCGGTCCGCCGCCGGCACCGCCGCCCCGTACACGCACCCGCGCGAGGTGGGCCCGCTGCTGGAGGCCTTCGGCGTCACCGACCCCGCGACCGCCGCCAAGCTGGCCGCCACCCGCACCCACAGCGTCCCCGGGGCCCGCCCGGAGCGCGGCCGTCATCCGCTGGTCGTGCTCTCGCCCGGCTTCGGCGCGCCCCGGTACACGCTGACCACCCTCGCCGAGGACCTCGGCAGCCGCGGGTACGTCGTCGCCCTCGTGGACCACGCCCACGAGTCGTTCGGCACGGCCTTCCCCGGCGGCCGGGTGCTCACCTGCGCGGCCTGCGAGAAGGCCGAGACGATGGAGGACATGCGGAAGGCCACCGTGCAGCGCGGCCAGGACATCTCGTTCCTGCTGGACCGGCTGACCGGGCCGCGCCCCGCCTGGCGGCACGCCGGGCTCGTCGACCGCAAGCGGATCGGCGTGTCGGGCCACTCCATCGGCGGCGCCGCGGCGGCCTCCGTCATGGCGCAGGACCCGCGGGTGCGGGCCGGGGTCAACATGGACGGCACGTTCGGCGATCCCGTACCGGCCGGCGGGCTCGGCGGGCGGCCGTTCCTGATGCTCGGCACCCACACGGACGCGCACCTGCCCGGCGGCGAGGACCCCACCTGGAACGAGGCCTGGCGGAACCTCGACGGCTGGAAGCGCTGGATCAGCGTGGCGGGCACCGACCACCTGACGTTCTCCGACGCGCCGCTCCTCTTCGACCAGCTCGGCATCCCGAACCCCTCGCCGACCCCGCCGACGATCCGGCCCGAGCGGGCGGTGGAGCTGGTCCGCACCTACACGGCGGCGTTCTTCGACCTCCACCTGCGCGGACTGCCGCAGCCGCGGCTCGACGGGCCCACGGCGGCCGACCCGGAGGTGCACTTCAACGCCCCGGCCGACTGA